A single region of the Dehalococcoides mccartyi genome encodes:
- the rnpM gene encoding RNase P modulator RnpM, with protein sequence MNQRKSTSKFVPMRTCIACRTEKAKMELVRLVRTEDNDVRVDHSGRLEGRGAYLCKDIACWESGLKGSYITHALKIAITTENREELLKYGREVCEVKENGREDK encoded by the coding sequence ATGAATCAGAGGAAATCGACTTCTAAATTTGTGCCCATGCGGACTTGTATTGCCTGCCGTACCGAAAAAGCTAAAATGGAGCTTGTTCGGCTGGTAAGAACAGAAGATAATGACGTAAGGGTAGACCATAGCGGGCGTCTAGAAGGACGTGGCGCCTATTTGTGCAAAGACATAGCCTGCTGGGAATCCGGGCTAAAGGGCAGTTATATTACTCATGCTCTAAAAATTGCCATAACAACGGAAAACCGTGAGGAATTGTTAAAATATGGGCGCGAAGTGTGTGAGGTGAAAGAAAATGGCAGAGAAGACAAGTAA